The following are encoded in a window of Candidatus Thermoplasmatota archaeon genomic DNA:
- a CDS encoding DNA-directed RNA polymerase subunit H, with protein MTTEQKQTFDIMGHKLVPPHMIISDKERDEILKKYNITPDQLPRILNTDPVAVSIGAKPGQIVKIIRRSQTAKEAVAYRLVVESNE; from the coding sequence ATGACTACCGAACAAAAACAAACTTTTGACATTATGGGACATAAACTGGTTCCTCCACATATGATTATTTCTGATAAGGAACGGGATGAAATTTTAAAAAAATATAATATAACACCGGATCAGTTACCAAGGATTTTAAACACAGATCCTGTGGCTGTTTCTATAGGGGCAAAACCGGGACAGATTGTTAAGATTATTAGAAGAAGCCAGACTGCAAAGGAAGCAGTTGCATATAGGCTTGTGGTAGAAAGTAATGAATGA